The genomic segment GGGTTGAAGCCACTCTACCGAAGTTATTTTATTTGTGATTGGATCAACATGACTTATAGCCGAATGTACAAGCCCTTTCAGATTGCCGCTTTGTTTGCTTGCGCCGTCATCATGGCCTTCAACGTAGGGCCGGCACTAGCCGCGGCGCCTATGGCGAAAGCCCCTGCGCCGGGTTTCTACCGCATCATGCTGGGCGATTTTGAAATTACCGCGCTCAACGATGGCACGCTCGATTTGCCGGTCGATAAAATACTCACCAACACCACCCCGGACAAGGTTGAACAGGCCCTGGCCAAATCCTATCTGGCAAGCCCGGTGGAAACCTCGTTCAATGGCTTCCTTGTCAATACCGGCAACAAGCTGGTCCTGGTCGATACCGGCGCCGGCACAGGCTTCGGCCCGAATCTGGGCAAGCTCGTAGCCAACCTCAAAGCCGCGGGCTACCAGCCGGAACAAGTCGATGAAATCTACCTCACGCACATGCATGCCGACCACATCGGCGGCTTGATCGCAGATGGCAAGCTGGCATTTCCCAACGCGATTGTGCGCGCGGACAAGCGTGAATCCGACTATTGGCTGAGCGAGGAAAACATGAACAAGGCGCCAGAAGGTGAAAAAGGGGCGACCAAAAGCACGTTCAAAAAGGTGGCAACCTTGCTGACCCCGTATATCCAGGCCGGAAAATACAAGCCGTTCGAAGGCTCGGTCGAGCTGACGCCAGGCATCCGATCCTATGAAAGTCCCGGCCATACGCCA from the Collimonas arenae genome contains:
- a CDS encoding MBL fold metallo-hydrolase, with protein sequence MTYSRMYKPFQIAALFACAVIMAFNVGPALAAAPMAKAPAPGFYRIMLGDFEITALNDGTLDLPVDKILTNTTPDKVEQALAKSYLASPVETSFNGFLVNTGNKLVLVDTGAGTGFGPNLGKLVANLKAAGYQPEQVDEIYLTHMHADHIGGLIADGKLAFPNAIVRADKRESDYWLSEENMNKAPEGEKGATKSTFKKVATLLTPYIQAGKYKPFEGSVELTPGIRSYESPGHTPGHSGYVVESKGQKLMLAGDVIHVAAVQFEQPTVTVTFDSDSKEAEAERIKEFSDASRKGYLFAAAHLPFPALGHIREMGKGFQWLPVNFTQMH